A genomic region of Bacteroidia bacterium contains the following coding sequences:
- a CDS encoding YdcF family protein produces MVLGSVILVVAFLIWAKWHIKNTTRAQIVRDVHSVPYHKTALVLGTSRYLPHHIPNMYFNYRIQAACELYFAQKVSYIIVSGDNRSAYYNEPRDMQQALIEKGVPKKAIIMDYGGIHTLDSVIRCKKIFGQDKCIIVSQEFHVARALFLANHSGMNCVGYPAKDIPLKDDYKTHLREYLACAKAVLNMYLFRPAPKYLGNPVRIDTNSVHPVEKGGA; encoded by the coding sequence GTGGTTTTAGGAAGTGTAATTTTGGTTGTTGCTTTTTTAATATGGGCAAAATGGCATATCAAAAATACTACAAGAGCACAAATTGTAAGAGATGTACATTCTGTCCCATATCATAAAACAGCTTTAGTTTTAGGTACCAGTAGATATTTACCACATCACATTCCTAATATGTATTTCAATTATCGGATACAAGCGGCATGTGAGCTATATTTTGCACAAAAAGTAAGTTATATTATTGTTAGCGGAGATAATCGAAGTGCATATTACAACGAACCCCGAGATATGCAGCAAGCTTTGATAGAAAAGGGAGTACCCAAAAAAGCAATTATCATGGATTATGGAGGTATACACACATTAGACTCTGTCATTCGGTGCAAGAAAATATTTGGACAAGATAAGTGTATTATCGTTTCTCAAGAATTTCATGTGGCCAGGGCTTTATTCCTTGCTAACCATTCAGGGATGAATTGTGTGGGATATCCCGCTAAAGATATTCCTTTGAAAGATGATTACAAAACTCATTTGAGGGAATATTTAGCTTGTGCTAAAGCTGTATTAAATATGTATTTATTTCGCCCTGCCCCTAAGTATCTCGGCAATCCTGTACGTATTGATACGAATAGTGTCCACCCTGTTGAAAAAGGAGGTGCGTAA
- a CDS encoding aminodeoxychorismate/anthranilate synthase component II → MILVVDNEDSFTYILADYLKQCAAQNEVKTIFHYDKKSIRAVLPYIKGLVISPGPGRPEHSQADFAYWYAIEQNIPVLGVCLGHQWIGYANGMRIIPAPEPSHGYTSLVTHNQKGIFANIPASIQVMRYHSLIVSSAYIPDGIEITAQTQEGIIMGMQYKNKPVYSVQFHPESVLTEYGLQIIQNWVDFCETR, encoded by the coding sequence ATGATTTTAGTAGTAGACAATGAAGATAGTTTCACTTATATTTTAGCCGATTACCTCAAACAATGCGCAGCACAAAATGAAGTCAAAACCATTTTTCATTATGATAAAAAGTCTATTAGGGCAGTTTTACCATATATAAAAGGTTTAGTAATATCTCCAGGTCCAGGCAGACCTGAACACAGTCAGGCAGATTTTGCTTATTGGTATGCTATTGAGCAGAATATTCCTGTACTAGGGGTTTGCCTTGGACATCAGTGGATAGGATACGCTAATGGTATGCGGATTATACCTGCACCTGAACCTTCACACGGTTACACAAGCCTTGTAACCCATAATCAAAAAGGGATATTTGCAAATATACCTGCTTCTATTCAAGTAATGAGATATCATTCCTTAATTGTCAGCTCGGCTTACATTCCTGATGGTATAGAAATTACAGCTCAAACTCAAGAGGGGATAATTATGGGTATGCAGTATAAAAATAAACCTGTATACAGTGTTCAGTTTCATCCCGAATCTGTGCTTACAGAGTATGGTTTACAGATAATACAAAATTGGGTAGATTTTTGTGAAACACGGTAG